The Equus quagga isolate Etosha38 unplaced genomic scaffold, UCLA_HA_Equagga_1.0 73431_RagTag, whole genome shotgun sequence genome contains the following window.
TGAGTAGATAGCACCTGGGTAATCCCGGACAAGATGGTCCTAAAGGAACtggaacatttaaaagaaattaaacatacagGGTTTTCTAGAACATTGACTAGGTCCTATCCTTGACTCCCAAGAGATCCCATGAAAAGCCTACACATGAATCAGACAGGTGTTAACATGTCCTTCCATGTAGATTCCATGTGAATGCTTGTACATATCTCTTGATGTAATGGAGTGTATATGCCTTGAATAGGATCACAGCTCATGTACTTGAATAGGAAAGGAAAAGCCTATTTCTGTAAACCAGGTGAGTATTGGAATAAAACATACAAGACCGccatgcattttttccttttttccagttCAGGTTGTGCGCAACTCGGGTCCTTCTGGTTACAGAATGCTGATTTTATCTCTGAGACGTGGCATTTTTAGACTTGCCTTTCTTATGCATGTGGTGAAGAATCATGTAATGAAACGCTTTTTCTTAATGTACCTTGACATGAGTGCTATGACTTTGAAGTGACAAGATGGAAGTTTTTCCAACCAACATGGCAAACATATACAATACACCATTCAGGGGAGGTGCTGTAAGAGGCCACACAGCTGTTCTGCGATGGCGCTGCCAGAGTGTGATGGGCCTGAATCTTCAGGAAGTATCGCCAGAGGCAGGTGAGGAATTGCATGGGGAAAACAGTCTCATTACTTTTCAGCTTTACCCTTCCTATTATTCACCGGATGGAGTTTTGGATCACTTTAGGATCATTCCCATTATTCAAAAGAGTGTGCCTCGGGCCCCAGGAGCTGAAGCTCCCCAAATGGAATTTCAAATgtaatttcaaaactttaaaacgAACGTAAATTGACTGCATGTCTAGTCACAACTGGGGAAacagaggagggagaagtcaAGCAGAGTCTCAGCACTGAAGATCTTTCACTGTCTTACACGTCACATTCTTTCTCTTGTCCATGGACACATGTGATCATTTCAAAGCAGTAACAAGAGCCCAGATAAAAAGTTGTATATTCTGCTCCTTTTTTCTcccggctttattgagatataattgacatataacattgtgtaagtttaaggtgtacattgtgatgatttgatacagtatatattgcaaaatattcaccacaataaggttagtgaAGAGATCCTTCACCTTACTTaattgtcattttgttgttgtggtggtggtgagaacattaatGCTCTACTCTCACAGCCACTTCCACATATGCagtacagcattgttaactatagtcaccatgctgtgcattggatctccagaatttattcatctgataactgaaagtttgtattcTTTGACCAGCATCccctcatttcccccacccctcagcccctggcaaccaccattcaactatctgtttctatgagtttgatgtttttgattccacacgtaagtgagatcatacaatatatgTCTTCCCCTGTCTgatatttcacttagtataatgcccttaAGATCCCtccgtatgtgtgtgtgtgtgtgtgtgtgtgtgtgtgtgtgtatatatatatatccattcatctgttgttagacatttaagttgtttctatgtcttggttATTAAGAATAATGCTCTTCTGAACCTGAGAGTGCAGATAGCTCTTCGAGACAGTGATTTCATCTCCTTAGGATATATACCCGGAAGTGACatgactggatcatatggtagttctatttttaatcttttggagGGATCTCTGAGCCATTTTCCATagtagttgtaccaatttaaattcccaccaacagtccACCTGGGATCACTTTTCTCTACACCCTTGTCAGTgtttattatctcttgtctttttgataacagccattctaacagatgtgaggtgatatctcattgtggttttgatttacatttcccttcttatcagtgatgttgagcaccttttcatgtacttattggccatctgtatgtcttctttggaaaaatgtcttttcaagtcctctgcccatttttaaattgggttgtttgtttgttttgctgttgagttgtatgagttctttatatattttggatattaaccctttatcagatatatagtttgcaaatatttcctctggttctgtaggttgccttttcattttgttgattgtttcctttgctgtgcaggagccaTCTACTTTGGTGTcatcccacttgttgatttttgctttcgTTGCTTGTGTTTTGCTCTTTTCAAGGCACATTGTCTCACAGTCAGTTTTTCACGTTGCTTGGAGGTCTTCATGATGAGCACATTTGTGCAAGGGAAGCCTCTTTGGAAGATACATAAAACTCAAGTTAACTAGTCTCATTTCTCCGCTCCAAACACTTCTGATCCAAAGTCACTCCAAAgagatttttctgtctcctttataAAGATTCACGAAGACAGAGTGTCCACAAGTCCCTCAGTAAGCTCTTCTAGTGTTTATTCAGTCTAAAACACTCATCCTCACCCCACAGGCAAACTTcgtttccaggcagagaaaatatgGCTCATGCTTCAGTAATACATGGCACAGAGCTCTGTGATTTGACACTGGCGGCAAGTCATACACTATTTTCTGATGCCACTTATCCTGAAACACTCATTGGAAATtttaccacttactggctgtgtgtctCTGAGCCGTGGGATGTAGTAATGGTACATAGCTAGGTTGTTATGAAAATTAGATGAGCTAATGTTTGTCAAGCGCTAAATGGCGCCcggcactcagtaagtgttttgCATCTGTTAAGTGAATAAACGTATTTTAAAAGGTCATGTTATGCTGGTGCCTTATAAACTCTCAATTTTGAATTTGGAACCAAGATGAACATATTTCAGATGGCAGTTAACAAGTCCTCTCCTCAGTCACCACATATTAAAAAAGATTATTCAGTGGGGAGTCTCATTAAcagcatgaaataaaataaaaatacccgGAAGGAAGATACAGAGCCCCTTCTTTTGGATCACCAGTCTCTGTAGAGGGGAGTCAGGCTATTGTTGTAGAACCAACAAAAAGATGGGTCACAATTGTGGATAGTGACACAAACCCTGCTGCGAACCCACAGCCCATGCGACACAGAGTGAAGTCTAAGAAAAACATCCCTTAAAAAAGTTTTGAAGCTGATTTAGACAGACTCCTACTGGTGATGGGCAACATATTTTGCATAACAAATGCTAGGGCTTTATTTAACGCTACTGTTGAACAATAACATTATGAacaaattttaatgtgaaaaatattgtctTGTATTCTCAATTCcctataaaaatggagaaaacaattgTACATATAATCTGAAATAGctagcaattttttaaagttcttaattttcaCCTAATTTTATGCAATTGAGATGATCCTAAAATGTTAAGATATGAATTCAATGTTTAATAATTTGAtcacattttaaagatatcaGAGAAGTCCACTAAGTTTAATATAATGGTGCACTCTTCTATATATAATAAAGGACTTCTTTAGGAGTACAGACAGCTGCTGTCTACTTTATCTGCTTTAAATCCATTTAGACTTTCATGGGCAGGTTTTTAAGAGCAGTGCATAATCATGAGAaaggtttaaatatttttcccaaaatagATGTAGATTTTAGACAgcacatttcattaaaaataaaatatacattcacttaagaaattatgtaattaagaaaaatataaagaataaaatgaatattatccCCAGTTAGATTTTATTGCATAATGTTCTAGATATTTTTTTAGGCGTAAACATAGATAGacacacaaaacacatttttcctcacaaaataatttaatattttattttatagcttacttattttttacttaaatatatgACAGAACAATTGCATGATGTTTCCTAATAGGTTTACAATCTTCAACTATTTTTGGCATTTCTTCTACAATTATATTACTTAAATTATATACTATTTgacttttctcttatttatgcCTCATCTCCCTAAGTAAATTATAACATCTTTGAAGCAGAACGCCTCTCTTATTCCTTTATATTCCCTCAGGGTGGTCAACTAAATGCCTTATTCCTCGCAGAAGTTCAATAATCATGTGTAGATTGACAGTGATTGATTACTTTGCTGGAGCGAGCCATCTGTTCTCAATTCCTGAGCGTAAAGATAAGCAGCCCTCAAGAGTCAGTGTGGATCTGATGTCCACGTGTGTCGACATTGTGAATAACGTTCTAAATAACGATCGGATCTATAATGCGTAGAAGGGCGAGCATTATCCGAAGCAGCAGTTAGACTTGGGCACAAAAGCCAAAAGAACACAGTCACTCCGGGCAGAGAAATGTGTTTCCTCCCACACTAGGAGAGAGTCTTTGACCTAAAGGCTCCGTGTCAGGAGGTTTGCATTCTCCTGGGTCCTTCCTGAGCATCAGTGTTTATAATTCCATTATAATTCTATTAGTgagtaacttatttaatcttccatTACTCATTGCTCTTCAACTTCAAAAACAGGTGGATGGTCAGACGTTACCCAAGGTTCCTTCCACCTCTAACATCTGGGCTTTCTGTGATGTGTGAACAGGTGTCAATTCAGTGAACAAACCCTCCAACTGGGAATATGTGTCCGCCCAGAtgcagcctcctaactggtcatTGCTGAAGGACGTTTCTCAGGTGTTTGCCGTGTGTCTGGATTGTGGGCACAAGTGACTCTGTATACACAATGAAGATatagccatgcccatcttcctcactcaGCTACTGTGCCCTATAAATGCCATTTAGAAGAATAATAAGGAAACCACCCAGACTTAGGTTATTTCAGAGAACAatttaagaggattattctgtATCTTGCTTTGAATATCTCTGGAGAAAACAGAGTCACAGAAGCTACCAAAAGGAATATCACAAAGACCATGATTTTTATGCTGGGAGTACTAAGTTTATTAGGAAACAGACAACATGATATAAGAGTTACACAGGGGTCTTGAGAGGACGGGTACTCTTCATTAGTAGTTAGTCTGAAAAGATGTTTTCAGTGCCTACTTGAGCTGTTTGAAGAGGTGAGGAATGGGCTTTTCAAGAAAATGCATGTCATTCTGCCAAGAAGTGCTGAGTGACATCAGAATGGACCCGGCCATGTACTGGGGGACCCTTAGTGATGATGCCCTGCTCAGCAGTGGGAGGTCCTGCAGACAGTGCGGCAGGGGGCCGGCTGGCAGAAGCGGGGCCGGCAGCAGGGGGACTGCACAGAGATGGGCTGGCAGCAGGTGGAGGCCCAGCAGCAGGGCCGGCAGACCACGGCCGTGCAGGACGTCGGGCAACAGCTGATGGGGCGGCAGCAGCCCTCCTGCAGGGAGCAGGGGTCACAGCAGATGGGGCGGCGGCAGGGCTCACAGATGGAGCGCGTGTAGCGGGGCACGCAGGTCACGGGGCGGCGCACGGTGGTCTGGCAGGACACAGGGCGGCAGCAGCAGGGGTCGCGGCGGAAGCAGGGCTGGCAGCAGCCTCTCccaaggctcagggaggagaaggTGGAGCCACAGCAGGAG
Protein-coding sequences here:
- the LOC124234215 gene encoding keratin-associated protein 2-1-like, giving the protein MTGSCCGSTFSSLSLGRGCCQPCFRRDPCCCRPVSCQTTVRRPVTCVPRYTRSICEPCRRPICCDPCSLQEGCCRPISCCPTSCTAVVCRPCCWASTCCQPISVQSPCCRPRFCQPAPCRTVCRTSHC